The following coding sequences are from one Rutidosis leptorrhynchoides isolate AG116_Rl617_1_P2 chromosome 11, CSIRO_AGI_Rlap_v1, whole genome shotgun sequence window:
- the LOC139874401 gene encoding uncharacterized protein, protein MATKPLLFYGDPDPMKSTAWISDMEDCFRTSECPPEKKTRLATSLMRGNAKDWHDGKIDMMGEAVFVGLSWEEFKEFFLEYRTQADLSKLCKELRNMRQGSSDLNTFKTNFLAKVRFCPEYVGNDQLLMEDFHATLRDDLKASSYSNKKSKGVSESVGSVRKGGSSAFTPTCYSCGKLGHYSRDCPNKTVTCFNCQKTGHRKSECPELLGDQVKRLEKAAGTARGRNYLMTHDEAKQSNEN, encoded by the exons ATGGCAACTAAGCCTCTTCTCTtttacggggatcccgaccccatgaagagtacAGCTTGGATATCCGATATGGAAGATTGTTTTCGCACTAGCGAGTGCccacccgaaaagaagacgagaCTTGCCACTAGTTTGATGAGGGGTAATGCTAAGGATTGGCATGATGGTAAAATTGACATGATGGGTGAAGCGGTttttgtagggttatcttgggAGGAGTTtaaggagtttttccttgagtatcgtacgcaagcggatctttctaaGTTGTGCAAGGAGTTAagaaacatgcgtcaagggtcttcgGACCTAAACACttttaaaaccaactttctcgccaaggTGCGCTTTtgtcccgagtatgtggggaacgatcaattgttaatggaagatttTCACGCAAcacttagagatgatttgaagg cTTCTAGTTATTCCAACAAGAAAAGCAAGGGTGTGTCCGAAAGTGTTGGAAGTGTGAGGAAGGGTGGTTCGAGTGCTTTTACGCCCACTTGTTATAGTTGCGGGAAGTTGGGTCATTACTCCCGTGATTGTCCGAACAAGACGGTCACGTGCTTCAATTGTCAAAAAACGGGGCATCGAAAATCGGAATGCCCCGAGTTGTTAGGTGATCAAGtgaaaaggctagagaaggcggcgggtactgcAAGGGGAAGAAACTACTTGATGACCCAcgatgaagctaaacaatccaacgaa aACTAG